One Rissa tridactyla isolate bRisTri1 chromosome 1, bRisTri1.patW.cur.20221130, whole genome shotgun sequence DNA segment encodes these proteins:
- the UNC50 gene encoding protein unc-50 homolog has translation MLPTTSVNSRSQGNGVLSPRDAARHTAGAKRYKYLRRLFHFRQMDFEFALWQMLYLFTSPQRVYRNFHYRKQTKDQWARDDPAFLVLLSIWLCVSTVGFGFVLDMGFFETIKLLLWVVFIDCVGVGLLIATLMWFISNKYLVKQQNRDYDVEWGYAFDVHLNAFYPLLVILHFIQLFFINYVIISDSVIGYFVGNTLWLIAIGYYIYVTFLGYSALPFLKNTAILLYPFALLIMLYLISLACGWNFTKMLCSFYKYRVK, from the exons ATGCTGCCGACCACTTCAGTTAATTCCCGGAGCCAGGGCAACGGTGTGCTGAGCCCCAGAGATGCTGCGAGGCACACAGCTGGGGCAAAACGCTACAAGTACCTGCGGAGGCTCTTCCACTTCCGACAGATGGACTTTGAGTTTGCTCTTTGGCAGATGCTTTACCTGTTTACTTCACCACAGAGGGTTTATAGGAACTTTCACTACAGAAAACAGACGAAGGACCAATGGGCGAGAGATGATCCTGCTTTCTTAGTGCTTCTCAGTATCTGGCTCTGCG TGTCTACTGTAGgatttggatttgtgctggacatgggtttttttgaaacaataAAGCTGCTACTTTGGGTTGTATTCATAGACTGCGTAGGCGTCGGTCTCCTGATTGCTACTCTGATGTG GTTCATTTCTAATAAGTACTTGGTGAAGCAGCAGAACAGAGACTATGACGTGGAGTGGGGATATGCCTTTGATGTTCATCTGAACGCTTTCTATCCACTTCTagtcattttgcattttatcCAGCTGTTTTTCATCAACT ATGTCATCATATCTGATTCTGTCATTGGGTATTTTGTTGGGAATACATTATGGCTGATTGCAATCGGTTATTATATCTATGTGACATTCCTAGGATACAGTG CGTTGCCCTTTTTGAAGAACACAGCTATTCTTTTGTATCCGTTCGCACTCCTCATCATGCTCTATTTGATCTCATTAGCATGTGGATGGAACTTCACCAAGATGCTTTGTTCCTTTTATAAATACAGAGTGAAATAA
- the LOC128914945 gene encoding cytochrome c oxidase assembly factor 5 produces the protein MPKYYEDKEEDGRACGGVREDLRQCLLESPCVLQENKSPKQCLKEGHCRSLQMTFFACKRSMLDTRARFRGRKGY, from the exons ATGCCCAAGTACTACGAGGATAAGGAGGAGGACGGGCGGGCCtgtgggggggtgagggaggaCCTGCGGCAGTGCCTGCTGGAGAGCCCCTGCGTCCTGCAG gaaaacaaaagcccTAAGCAGTGCTTGAAGGAAGGACACTGTAGGAGTTTGCAAATGACATTTTTTGCATGCAAAAGATCGATG TTGGATACCAGGGCAAGATTCAGAGGAAGGAAGGGATACTGA